The following are encoded together in the Flavobacterium sp. TR2 genome:
- a CDS encoding TonB-dependent receptor domain-containing protein, whose translation MRILYALFFMMTFSGWSQTGKITGKVYFTNNETAFGASVQITGTKKFVVVDNDGHFEIKGLAYGSYDLEISSMEAKPKTVNIAVNRPLHQINIALEKVTDPKALKEVKIHKKSFKKDIIEKGFAVNVIDTEEAAKRNLQTNDLLDRSGGVRIRQNGGLGSAVTYNINGMSGNAIRIFIDGVPIQTYGASFSLNSIPPALIERIEVFKGVVPAYLADDSLGGAINVVLKKGAKNSLNASVSYGSFNTVQSNVNASFRDKNGFTVKANAFQNYSDNDYEVWGKWVYNIAPNGRYEYIRAKRFESMYRSFGGRLETGFTNVDWADNLLISYNGSQDYNQIQHGQYMTKPYKGRFSESAANVFSLNYSKKDFLVKNLDFSLISVYSHRNDVINDTVKWNYNWNGEKALGLYGQPILTNTGAQQGAPTINHMKSDIFNTRAGLNYTINENHKVLVNVMTYILDRNDYDEMQPEITRNFIITRDLAKTVSSFAYEMTAFQSRLRANLFVKNYNLKNEQRDPQIVTENGQKVVKEVITSKRTNYNGYGMAASYSILPKVMVMASGEKAIRLPSENEIFGNPGENIISNSGLKPEQSNNFNAGLRFGPYDINHHKFTVSGNAFWRNTEDKIVRQISDRVNEAIQASPFVNLGKAQSVGFEASFQYSYHNRFFAGMNLSKFNSLFKDKYDKNGNVLPNYNKQLPNEPFFNLNANLQYNFKNVIQSKSELNLYYYCGYVAPFYTSWLETDRTTAQFPQDLGLSYIFPNKQFTVSFDARNVFDEQVYDNFAAQKPGRAFYLKLNYTLNKF comes from the coding sequence ATGAGAATTCTTTACGCTCTCTTTTTTATGATGACTTTTTCTGGCTGGTCTCAAACCGGAAAAATTACCGGAAAAGTCTATTTTACCAATAATGAAACTGCTTTTGGGGCGTCGGTTCAAATTACGGGAACAAAAAAATTTGTTGTCGTTGACAATGACGGTCATTTTGAAATAAAAGGTTTGGCTTACGGAAGTTACGATTTGGAAATTTCTTCGATGGAAGCAAAACCAAAAACAGTAAACATAGCTGTTAATCGTCCGTTGCATCAAATTAATATTGCATTAGAAAAAGTAACAGACCCAAAAGCGCTTAAAGAGGTTAAAATCCATAAAAAAAGCTTTAAAAAAGATATTATCGAAAAAGGCTTTGCAGTAAATGTGATTGATACGGAAGAAGCTGCAAAAAGAAATCTTCAGACCAATGATTTATTGGATCGTTCTGGCGGAGTAAGAATCAGGCAAAATGGAGGTTTGGGTTCTGCCGTAACGTATAATATCAATGGAATGTCTGGAAATGCGATTCGAATTTTCATTGATGGAGTTCCAATTCAGACTTATGGCGCTTCTTTTAGTTTAAATAGTATTCCGCCAGCGTTAATTGAAAGAATTGAAGTTTTTAAAGGAGTTGTTCCGGCTTATTTAGCTGATGATTCGCTTGGGGGCGCTATTAATGTGGTTTTGAAAAAAGGAGCAAAAAACAGTTTGAATGCTTCTGTTTCTTATGGTTCTTTTAATACTGTCCAATCAAATGTTAATGCTTCTTTTAGAGATAAAAATGGTTTTACTGTAAAAGCAAATGCATTTCAGAATTACTCTGATAATGATTATGAAGTTTGGGGAAAATGGGTTTACAATATTGCTCCAAACGGACGTTACGAATACATTCGCGCAAAAAGATTTGAAAGTATGTATCGATCTTTTGGAGGACGTTTAGAAACTGGTTTCACCAATGTTGATTGGGCAGACAATTTACTTATCAGCTACAACGGCTCGCAAGACTATAATCAGATTCAGCACGGACAATATATGACAAAACCTTATAAAGGGCGTTTTAGCGAATCGGCAGCTAATGTTTTTAGTCTGAATTACAGCAAAAAAGACTTTTTAGTTAAAAATCTTGACTTCTCACTTATTTCGGTTTACAGCCACAGAAACGATGTGATTAACGATACTGTAAAATGGAACTACAACTGGAATGGCGAAAAGGCGCTTGGTCTGTATGGCCAGCCTATTTTAACCAATACTGGAGCGCAACAAGGCGCACCAACGATCAATCATATGAAGTCGGATATTTTTAATACTCGTGCCGGCTTAAATTATACGATTAATGAAAATCATAAGGTTTTGGTGAACGTAATGACTTACATACTTGATCGAAATGATTATGATGAGATGCAGCCAGAAATTACCCGAAACTTTATCATTACCCGAGATTTAGCCAAAACAGTTTCTTCCTTTGCTTATGAAATGACGGCATTTCAATCCCGATTGAGAGCCAATCTTTTTGTAAAAAATTACAATTTGAAAAATGAGCAGAGAGATCCTCAGATTGTAACTGAAAATGGGCAAAAGGTAGTAAAAGAGGTAATTACATCTAAAAGAACAAATTACAATGGATACGGAATGGCAGCCTCCTACTCTATTCTTCCAAAAGTAATGGTTATGGCTTCTGGAGAAAAGGCGATCAGACTTCCTTCTGAAAATGAAATATTTGGCAATCCTGGAGAAAACATCATCAGCAATTCTGGCCTAAAACCTGAGCAGAGCAATAATTTTAATGCCGGCTTGCGTTTTGGTCCGTACGATATCAATCACCACAAATTTACGGTTTCGGGTAATGCTTTCTGGAGAAATACAGAAGATAAAATTGTCCGCCAAATTAGCGATCGCGTAAATGAAGCCATCCAAGCTTCGCCATTTGTGAACTTAGGCAAAGCGCAATCGGTTGGTTTTGAAGCTTCATTTCAGTATTCCTACCACAATCGTTTTTTTGCTGGTATGAACCTTTCAAAATTCAATTCGCTTTTTAAAGACAAATACGATAAAAACGGAAATGTACTTCCGAACTATAACAAACAGCTTCCGAATGAACCTTTCTTTAATTTGAACGCCAATCTTCAGTACAATTTCAAAAACGTGATTCAGAGCAAATCAGAACTTAATCTGTATTACTACTGCGGTTATGTAGCGCCATTTTACACTTCGTGGCTCGAAACGGACAGAACTACAGCCCAGTTTCCTCAAGATTTAGGCTTGAGCTATATTTTTCCGAATAAACAGTTTACGGTAAGTTTTGACGCCAGAAATGTATTTGACGAACAGGTTTATGACAATTTTGCGGCCCAAAAACCGGGAAGAGCTTTTTATTTAAAACTCAACTATACCTTAAATAAATTTTAA
- a CDS encoding exo-alpha-sialidase codes for MILKTKYTVVALLVLFLFSNGIKAQIKAVNIESSYIADPPATTNSHASTLVEYKPNEILAAWFGGKYEGAKDVGIYISAYKDKKWSAPKELIQPLIKNGDTLPCWNPVLFKSKSQNLYLFYKIGKNPREWFGAMMVSKDNGTTWGEPKYLPDGILGPIRNKPIETTPGIILCGSSTESVNTDEWRVHIEEYTEVADSWKKIAVENNQNFDIIQPTFLIHNATDIQMLSRSKHNKVVSSWSGDNGKSWIRTNTINVINSNSGIDALTVNKNLFLLVNNPLPIGKDWFNGRNILDVEYSADGLKWTKLFDLEKQEKGEFSYPAIIQTTDKKIHVLYTYDRKYIKHTSFDL; via the coding sequence ATGATTTTAAAGACAAAATATACTGTTGTGGCGCTATTGGTTTTATTTCTTTTTTCTAACGGAATAAAGGCTCAAATAAAAGCGGTTAACATTGAAAGCAGTTATATTGCAGATCCGCCAGCTACAACAAATAGTCATGCCTCAACTTTGGTCGAATACAAACCAAACGAAATTTTAGCGGCTTGGTTTGGCGGAAAATATGAAGGCGCAAAAGATGTCGGGATTTATATTTCGGCTTACAAAGACAAAAAATGGTCTGCGCCAAAAGAACTGATTCAGCCATTAATCAAAAACGGCGATACATTGCCATGCTGGAATCCGGTTCTGTTTAAAAGCAAAAGTCAAAATTTATATTTGTTTTATAAAATTGGAAAAAATCCTAGAGAATGGTTTGGAGCCATGATGGTCTCAAAAGACAACGGAACAACTTGGGGAGAACCCAAATATCTTCCTGACGGAATTTTAGGGCCAATTCGAAACAAGCCAATCGAAACCACTCCAGGCATAATTTTGTGCGGAAGCAGCACAGAAAGCGTAAACACAGACGAATGGCGCGTACATATTGAAGAGTACACAGAAGTAGCTGATTCTTGGAAGAAAATTGCAGTAGAAAACAATCAAAATTTTGACATTATCCAGCCAACATTTCTAATTCATAATGCTACTGATATTCAGATGCTGTCACGCAGCAAGCACAATAAAGTGGTATCGAGCTGGTCGGGAGACAATGGCAAAAGCTGGATTAGAACCAATACGATAAATGTGATCAATTCGAATTCGGGCATTGATGCCTTAACAGTTAATAAAAATCTGTTTTTATTGGTAAACAATCCGCTTCCGATTGGCAAAGACTGGTTTAACGGACGGAATATTCTGGATGTTGAATATTCTGCAGATGGTTTAAAATGGACCAAATTATTCGATCTTGAAAAACAGGAAAAAGGAGAATTCAGCTATCCAGCCATAATCCAAACCACCGATAAAAAGATACACGTGCTATATACTTATGACAGAAAATATATTAAGCATACCTCTTTTGATTTATAA
- a CDS encoding M20/M25/M40 family metallo-hydrolase has product MKLKLLFTTAFFCCAFANAQKAKTFYKHDKYLSSDRLEGRFVGTKGNNDAAAYIKKYFMKYGLKQFNGAYYQPFKVFVKEGINKMKSDSVATQNVVGYIEGSDPTLKNEYIVIGAHYDHWGWGGQGSGSKKKEAFAIHNGADDNASGVSALLCILEEISKQKVKPKRSIIFISFSGEEEGLLGSKYFVHHLPVPKEAVKVMLNMDMVGRLNDKKELYMGGAGTFPNGVELMKKLQENSGLNPVIHAGDVGGSDHVSFYKESISAVGFHTGGHPQYHTPDDDIDLINSDGGALVSKYIYNALTQIANYEEALVFIKQN; this is encoded by the coding sequence ATGAAATTAAAACTTCTTTTTACAACCGCATTTTTTTGCTGCGCTTTCGCGAATGCGCAAAAGGCTAAAACTTTTTACAAACACGACAAATATCTTTCTTCAGATCGATTAGAAGGCCGTTTTGTGGGAACCAAAGGAAATAACGATGCTGCTGCTTACATCAAAAAATATTTTATGAAATATGGTTTGAAGCAATTCAATGGCGCATATTATCAGCCTTTTAAAGTATTTGTAAAAGAAGGAATCAACAAAATGAAATCGGATAGTGTGGCTACTCAAAATGTGGTAGGCTATATCGAGGGTTCTGACCCCACTTTGAAAAACGAATACATTGTAATTGGCGCCCATTATGATCACTGGGGCTGGGGCGGACAAGGTTCTGGAAGTAAAAAGAAAGAGGCTTTTGCCATTCATAACGGTGCAGATGACAACGCGTCTGGAGTTTCGGCTTTGCTTTGCATTTTAGAAGAAATCTCAAAACAAAAAGTAAAACCAAAGCGAAGCATCATTTTTATTTCGTTTAGCGGAGAAGAAGAAGGATTGCTAGGCTCAAAATATTTTGTCCATCATTTGCCAGTTCCAAAAGAAGCGGTAAAAGTAATGCTCAATATGGATATGGTCGGTAGGCTGAACGATAAAAAAGAGCTTTATATGGGAGGTGCAGGAACTTTCCCGAACGGAGTAGAACTAATGAAAAAACTACAGGAGAATTCCGGATTAAATCCTGTCATTCACGCGGGAGATGTCGGCGGTTCAGATCATGTCTCCTTCTACAAAGAGTCTATTTCGGCAGTTGGTTTTCATACAGGCGGACATCCGCAATACCACACACCAGACGACGATATTGACCTGATTAATTCAGATGGAGGAGCATTGGTTTCAAAATATATCTATAATGCCCTCACACAAATTGCCAACTACGAAGAAGCTTTGGTTTTTATTAAACAGAATTAA